TCCGGGCGAGAAGGTCCTGCGCGCGCTGAAGGGCGGGCGGGTCTAGCCGCGGTCCCAGAAAACGGGTGGCCTCTGCTGCTCTCTTGCATGAAAGGTTCGGTCATCCCGGACAAGCCGCGTGAGCGGCGCCGATCCGGGATCCATGCCTGAACCTTCATCGGAAATGCTCCGGCATGGATCCCGGGTCTCCCTTCGGTCGCCCGGGATGACCAGTGTTTCATCCGGAGAAGCAATGCGCCGTCTCATCTCCACCGGCTCGCCCTTCGAGCGTTCCTTCGGATACTCGCGCGCCGTCGTCGACGGCGATCTCGTCTTCGTCTCCGGCACGACCGGCTACGACTACGCCACGATGACGCTGCCGGACGACGCAGCCGAGCAGGCGCGCAACATCTTCCGCACGCTGGAGGCGGTGCTGACCGAAGCCGGCTCCTCGCTCGCGCAAGTGGTGCGGGCGCAGTATTTCGTTATCGACCGGAGTTATTGCGAGCCGGTGCTCACCGTTTGCGGCGAAGTCTTCCGTGAGATCCGGCCGGCAGGGGGCATGTACATCGTCGCCGGCCTGCTCAAGCCCGAGATGAAAGTCGAGATCGAGGTCACGGCGCGGCTGACATCGTCCTGAGTGTCCGTCGCAGCGGGGCAGGGCTGCAATCCCGGCCTTGCGCCCATCGCAGCGCGCCCCTAAGCAGCCAGCGCATTTCTGTTGCGCGAGGCTCAACCCATGGCGAACCACAAGCTCCTGCTGCTCCCCGGCGACGGCATCGGCCCCGAGGTGATGGGCCAGGTCGAGAAGATCGTCTCCTGGTTCGAGAAGCAGGGCCTCGGCTCGTTCTCGCTTGAGCGCGGCCTCGTCGGCGGCGCCGCCTATGACGCCCACAAGGCGGCGATCTCGGAAGGCGACATGAAGCTCGCCCAGGAGGCCGACGCCGTGCTGTTCGGCGCGGTCGGCGGTCCGAAATGGGCTGATGTGCCCTATCAGCATCGCCCCGAGGCCGGCCTGCTGCGTCTGCGCAAGGATCTCGGACTGTTCGCCAATCTGCGCCCCGCGATCTGCTATCCGGCGCTGGCCTCGGCCTCG
This genomic interval from Bosea sp. 29B contains the following:
- a CDS encoding RidA family protein, with the protein product MRRLISTGSPFERSFGYSRAVVDGDLVFVSGTTGYDYATMTLPDDAAEQARNIFRTLEAVLTEAGSSLAQVVRAQYFVIDRSYCEPVLTVCGEVFREIRPAGGMYIVAGLLKPEMKVEIEVTARLTSS